The stretch of DNA GATGGCCGTCGACGACGACCACGGGGAGATCGAGATCCGCCGGGTGGGCCATCCCGAGAGCGACCTCGTCGCGGAGCGGTACACCGGCGGCGCCGTCGGCGAGGCGGACGTCGTCGGCGCGACGACGAGCATGGCTAGCCAGTTCGACGTCGACGAGTTCGATATCGCCGTACTCGACGAAGCGACCCAGGCGTCGATCCCGGCGAGCACCATCCCCTACGCGTGTTCGGAGCGGCTGGTGCTCGCGGGCGACCACAAACAGCTCCCGCCGTTCGCCTCGGACGAGCTCGAACAGCGCGAGGCAGAGGTCTCGCTGTTCGAGCACCTCCTCCAGACGTACGACGACGGCGTCCGGACGATGCTGCGCCGGCAGTACCGCATGCACGAGGCCATCGTCGAGTTCCCCGACGCCGCGTTCTACGGCGGTCGGCTGGAGACCGCCGATCGGAACCGCGACTGGACGATTGACGGGCTGGACCCCCTCGTCGGATACGACGTCGCCGGCGGGGAGGAGCGGACCGCCGGGAGCTCCTACCGGAACCCGGCGGAGGCCGAGATCGTCGCCGACGAGGTCGAACGCCTCCGTGAGCACGGCCTCGTCCAGTCGGACATCGGCGTCATCACGCCGTACTCGGGGCAGATCGGCTGTATCGAGAACGCGCTCGCGGGCCGGGACGTCCGGACCAGAGGTATCGAGGTCGACACCGTCGACTCGTTCCAGGGCAGCGAACGCGAGGCGGTCGTGCTCTCGCTCGTCCGGTCGAACGACCGCGGGGGCTCCGGCTTCCTCACGTTCGGTGACGAGGGCGAGCGCCGGCTCAACGTCTCGCTGACTCGGGCGAAACGCCGGCTCGTGGTCGTCGGCGACTTCGAGACGCTCGGAACGGTCGCCGACCACCGCGATCCCGAAGCGTCCTGCGCGGACGTGTACGCCGAGCTTCGGGCACGGCTCCCGATACGGCCCGAACCCCCCGCTCCCGACGGCCACTAATCGGGTCCCCCAGGTGGTTCCTCACGCCGGCGGCGTGATCTGACGGGCCAGAGTTAACTGCCTCAAGTCCGGACCGTCGGATAGGGCAATGTCGTCAGTCAGAACTGTCCAGGATAGAGGGGGTCCCGTACTTCCCGCGGCCGGTAACGGCGGTGGGGGGCGACTCCGGATCGAGGTACGCGACGATGGTTGATCCCGTCGCCGCGAGCCGGCTGCAGTTCGCGGTCACGACGATCGTCCACATCATCTTCCCCGTGATGAGCATGGGGCTCGCGCCGTTTCTGATCTACTTCACCTGGAAGGAGATCCGGACGGGCGAGGCGATTTACGAGCGGCTGCGGCGGTTCTGGGTCAAGATATTCGCGGTCAGCTTCGTCGTCGGCACCGTCACCGGGCTCGTGCTGGAGTTCGAGTTCGGCACCAACTTCGCGGCGTTCTCGACGTTCGCGGGCGAACTGTTCGGCGGCCCGCTGGCGACGGAAGGGATGATGGCGTTCATGCTCGAGGCGACGTTCCTCGGCATCTTCCTCTACGGTCGCGATCGCGTCTCCGACGCGTTCTACTTCCTCGCAAGCGTCGCAGTCGGGCTGGGAACGTGGCTCTCGGCGGTGTGGATCCTGATCGCGAACTCCTGGATGCAGACCCCGCGGGGGTACGAACTGGTGAACGAGGGCGGGCAGGAGGTCGTCCACCTCACGGATCCGATGGCGGCGTACCTCAACCCCCGGTTCCAGTACATGTTCGTCCACATGCAGAACTCGGCGGTGGAGTCGGTCGCGCTCTTTATGGCCGGCGTCGCCGCCTACTTCGTGTACAAACACCACGTCCGGGGCCAGGAGATCGAGAACCCCGCGTTCTGGGTGAAGACGCTCAAGATCGCGATCGTCGCGCTCGCGATCACGGCGCCGCTGCAGGTGCTCCACGGCGACCTGTACGCCCGGCACGTGTACGAGACCCAGCCACAGAAGTTCGCCGCGATGGAGGCGCTCTGGGAGACCGACACGTACGTCCCGGAGTACATCATCGCGTTCCCGACCGACCCCTCGCACATCCTCGACCCGCGGGCGAAGGAGCTGTTCGGGATCGGCATCCCCGGCGGCGCGTCGTGGCTCGCCAGCGGCGGGAACCCGCAGGCGGAGATCAGCGGGCTGAACTCTTTCGAGACGGCGGCGCCGCCGGTCGCGATCGTGTTCTGGGCGTTCCGCGTCATGGTCGGGCTGGGGTTCTGGTTCATTCTGCTCGCGTTCTGGGCAGCGTTCCGCTGGTACCGCGGTGATCTGGTCGACGACGACCTGCTCCACAAGGCGTTCATGGGCTCGTCGCTGCTGGGGATCGTCGCCGTCGAGACGGGCTGGATCGTCACCGAGGTCGGCCGGCAGCCGTGGCTGATACAGGACGTGCTGCTGACCGAGTCTGGCGTCTCGCCGAACCTCACCGGCGCGGAGGCGACGTTCACGCTCGCCGGCTTCGTCGGCGGCTACGCGCTGCTGTTAGTGCTGTACACCTACGTGATCCGGCGGATCATCAAGCACGGCCCGCCCGAGATCGACGAGGGCAGCGTCGATCCCGATGCGGGCACTGACGCCCCGCCGGAGGCGGAGGTGAGCGTCGATGATTGACCTCGCCGGCGAGCCGCTCTTTGGCCTGCCGCTGCCCGCGATCTGGTTCGGGCTCGTGTTCTTCGTGCTGGGGATGTTCCTCTTCCTCGACGGGTTCGACTTCGGGATCGGGATCCTGTTCGCGACTCGCGAGGACGACCACGAGAAGGAGACGCTGCTGGCCGCGATCGGCCCGTTCTGGGACG from Halolamina sediminis encodes:
- a CDS encoding cytochrome ubiquinol oxidase subunit I — its product is MVDPVAASRLQFAVTTIVHIIFPVMSMGLAPFLIYFTWKEIRTGEAIYERLRRFWVKIFAVSFVVGTVTGLVLEFEFGTNFAAFSTFAGELFGGPLATEGMMAFMLEATFLGIFLYGRDRVSDAFYFLASVAVGLGTWLSAVWILIANSWMQTPRGYELVNEGGQEVVHLTDPMAAYLNPRFQYMFVHMQNSAVESVALFMAGVAAYFVYKHHVRGQEIENPAFWVKTLKIAIVALAITAPLQVLHGDLYARHVYETQPQKFAAMEALWETDTYVPEYIIAFPTDPSHILDPRAKELFGIGIPGGASWLASGGNPQAEISGLNSFETAAPPVAIVFWAFRVMVGLGFWFILLAFWAAFRWYRGDLVDDDLLHKAFMGSSLLGIVAVETGWIVTEVGRQPWLIQDVLLTESGVSPNLTGAEATFTLAGFVGGYALLLVLYTYVIRRIIKHGPPEIDEGSVDPDAGTDAPPEAEVSVDD